GTACGGCGTGATGTAGAACGGACAGGGCCAGGGCAGGGTCGAGCGCTAGAACATCTGCCAGTGATTTTGCCGACAGTTGGGGATTGTGCTCAAGTTGGTCTAGTTTTTTCAGGGTTTGCGCTAAGATAGGCAGTTCAGGCTTCGTCACGGTGTTTGCCCTTATCTAATGCTTGTCGAGCCGATCGGAAAATCCGCGTTCTTTTCCGAGTATGGCAGAAAGTGACGGCTCGTGGCTTCGCCTCTATCAAGGGCTAGGAGCCTGTCGGACTTGGAGGATCGAAGCGAGGCGAGTGGGGAATGGAGGCTAGTTTCTCGCTCTTTTGAGGACAATAGGGGTTCGATTCGGACCAAAAAAGAGCGGGGAAATGGGCCCATTATCCCATCGCCACAGCCGATTCTTTCCAACTCCGACAGGCTCCTAGGGTACTATCGATAGTCAGTATGGCGATCTGCGATCTTCAGTGTTGGCGCGGAATGCCGATAAGAACATAGAGTTGCAATGGCGTATTAGACGTTTTCAACACCGCAAGGACGTTTCATGAACGGCATTCTGGGTACTTTGATTGTCATAATCAGTGTGGTTGGCGGATACATTCTGTCGCACGGCCATATGGCGGTATTGATCCAGCCATTCGAGGTGATGATCATAGTCGGCGCGGCCACCGGCGCTTTCATTATCGCAAATCCTTTCAGTCTGGTGATGAAGGTCGTCAAGACCGTGCCAGCGTTGCTTTCGGGGTCCAAGTACAAAAAAACGACCTATCTCGAATTGCTTGGTCTGATGCACGACCTGTTCGTGAAGGCCCGTAAAGAAGGCTTGATGTCCATTGAGGGTGATATCGAAGAACCCGAAGAAAGCGAATTGTTCGGTAAGTATCCGGCCATCATGAAGAACCATCATGCGATGGAGTTCATCGTCGATTACATGCGCCTGATTGTATCCGGAGGCATGAATCCATTTGAATTAGACAATCTGATGTCGGTTGAGCTGGAAACTCATCACGATGCGGCCGAAAAGCCCGCCAGCGCAGTCAACCGTATGGCCGATGCATTGCCTGGTTTTGGCATTGTCGCCGCTGTGCTGGGAGTGGTCATTACCATGGGGAGCCTGGATCAACCACCGCAAATCATCGGCGAACACGTTGCTGCGGCCTTGGTCGGAACCTTTCTGGGTATCTTGCTGGCGTATGGTTTCGTGGCTCCGGTAGCGGTTGCCATGGAGCATCGGGCAGAGGATGAGACTGCGTTCCTTGAGGTTATAAAATCCTGCATTCTGGCTCAGGTGCAGGGATACAGCCCGCAAATCGCTGTGGAATTCGGGCGCAAGACGATGCCTCCATCCTTGCGGCCGAGTTTTCAGGAAATGGAAGAGTACATCAAGGAACAGCGTTGATAGACGAAAGCGGCTGAAGGCGCTCAAGACGAAAAGCGGGGAAAAGATCTATTCCATTGTTCCATCGCCGCGCTGAATTTATGCCAAATCCGACAGACTCCCGGAAATCTCAAGTGTTTATGGTCCTTGCAAGTCGCTAATCGGAGAGTGCTATGGACGACAAGAAACAGCCCATTGTGATCAAGAAGGTGGTCAAGCACCAAGGTCATCATGGCGGTGCCTGGAAGGTTGCCTATGCTGACTTCGTGACGGCCATGATGGCTTTTTTTCTGTTGATGTGGTTGCTCGGTTCAACCACGCCGCAGCAGCGTGCCGGATTATCGCAATTTTTCACCAATCCCAGCGCGATACAGGGGCCTGGCGGCGCCAGCACCAGCATGATCAAACTTGGGGGCACCCAGGATATGCCGACGGGCCCGACGCAAGAGACGAGTTTGGGTGGTTCGCCGCGCCCGAACCAATCCGCGTTGGCTCGTGAGGCAGCCAGGCGTGACCTTCAGCGTCTGCAAACTCTGGAGGTCAAGCTCAAGGACGCGATCGACAAAAGTCAGGCGCTCAAGCCGTTCAAAGATCAATTGTTGATCAATCTGACACCGGAAGGGCTGCGCATTCAGATCATAGACAAGGAAAATCGTCCCATGTTTCAACAGGGGCGTGCGGTGCTGATGCCCTATGCGGATATCATCCTGAAGCGAATTGGTACATTTCTCGAGACGGTGCCGAATAAAATCAGCATTACCGGGTCCACAGATGCCGTTAAGTTCCGAAATGGCACTATGAGCAATTGGTTGCTTTCCGCGGAACGCGCCAACGCGGCCCGTGAGGCTTTGATTGCCGGTGGGATGCCCAAGAACCGGGTTGCGCAACTTGTGGGTCTGAGCGATACGGTTCTTTTCAATAAGAAAGATCCTTATGCGGCAGTCAACCGTCGGATCAGCATTATTGTGCTTAACAAAAAGGCTGAAGCGACTGTGGCGCGGGCCGATCAGTACGCTATAGGCGGGAAATCCGCCAAATCCGCTCCGGTATCATTGGGAGCGAAAGTGGCCGGTAGTCATTCTTCAGGAGTGACTTCGCCACCAGCAGGCATCTCAAGCGCGCAGACAGCACCGACCACGCATTGATCGTCGATTTGGCGCCTGGGCGAAAGGCCACCCATGATCGCTCTCTATCGACCCGACGACCGCAAACGTCTGGCTTGACGCTTGGGGACATGCCGCAAGCTTCTGGCCGAGTGGTGGACGGGCGCATCGCGCCTGACGAGCACGTCGCAAACGAAAGCACTGTAGACAAATAATTGGCGTTTCGCGTCTGTGCCAGTGGCAATAGACAGTATTTTGACGTCGGCAATCCGGAATCGAATTTGCCGCAGGGCGGCGAATCATTGCCGCTCTAGGAGCCTGTCGGACTTGGAGGATCGCCGCAGCCGATTCTTCCCAAGTCTGACAGGCCCCTCGCTTCGGCGCATTGGAGCTGGTGCTGCGTTTTTCATTCTGATTTCAGGTCGGCCTGATCGGATCTGTGTCATCAGGAATCGATGGCATCCTTATTGCAACATCTCCGGCGACGAACATTACCCGGAGGCGGGGCATGCCATTTTCCATCAATCAGGCGTTGGGACCTTTTCCCCAGATCCTGCAACTCGAGGCCAAACGGGCACAATTACTCGCGTCGAACATCGCCAATGCCGACACGCCGAATTACAAGGCGCGCGACCTTGATTTCAAGGCCGCCATGCAGGCCATAGAAGGCAAGCAGTCGCATTTGCCGCTGGCACCGCCGGCTGCCGGACCCACGCTCCAACCGACCGGGTCTGTCTCGCAGCCGGTGACGATGTATCAGGTGCCGCTCCAGCCTTCACTGGATGGAAACACTGTGGATCTGCAGCGCAACGAGGCGCAATTCGGGGAGAACGCGCTGCGTTATCAAGCGACCCTGACCTTTCTCGGCAGCCGCATCAGCGGCCTGCGCAAGGCGCTGACGGGTCAATAGACTCGATTGACTAAGGAGTACCGCCATGAGCCTGTATAACATTTTCGGAATCGCCGGTTCGGGCATGAGCGCCCAGAGCGTCCGTCTCAACACCGTTGCCAGCAATCTGGCGAACGCCAATGACGTGGCCGGCAGCGAAAAAGATGCCTACCGCGCGCGCCAGCCGATTTTCAAAGCCGTGTTGTTGAATGCCCAGCAAGGAGCCGGAAACGGCCCGAGCCAGGCCGCGTATGGCGTCGAGGTGACGGGTGTCCAGCAGAGCGCGGCGCCCATCCGCAAAGAATATCAACCCGGCAATCCCTTGGCCGACAAACAGGGTTATGTCTATACCTCGAACGTCAATCCTGTCGAGCAACTCGCGAACATGATCTCAGCTTCGCGCAGCTATCAAAGCGACGTGAATATGATCAGCACGACCCAAAAACTACTGCTGAACACTTTGCAGTTGGCCAACAAGTAATCTCGCTGCGATATCAAGGAGCCGGTGATGAGTATTACCACGAACACCAACAACTCAAGCAACATTTATCAGCAGCTGGGTTTGACTACGGCCTCGACGGCCGCCTCCGGAACGACGTCCGGCAGCACGGGTGCAAGCAGTTTGGGCGAGAGCACGTTTCTCAAATTGATGGTCACGGAACTGCAAAACCAGGACCCGACGAGCCCATTGAAAAGTCAGAATTTTCTGGCTCAACTCGCTCAGTTCAGCGCAGTTTCCGGGATTCAGAATTTACAGACAACCGTGAGCGGTCTGGCCGGATCGTTGAGCAAGACACAAACCCTCCAGGCGGCGGGTCTGGTCGGGCGTAATGTG
This genomic stretch from Acidihalobacter ferrooxydans harbors:
- the motA gene encoding flagellar motor stator protein MotA yields the protein MNGILGTLIVIISVVGGYILSHGHMAVLIQPFEVMIIVGAATGAFIIANPFSLVMKVVKTVPALLSGSKYKKTTYLELLGLMHDLFVKARKEGLMSIEGDIEEPEESELFGKYPAIMKNHHAMEFIVDYMRLIVSGGMNPFELDNLMSVELETHHDAAEKPASAVNRMADALPGFGIVAAVLGVVITMGSLDQPPQIIGEHVAAALVGTFLGILLAYGFVAPVAVAMEHRAEDETAFLEVIKSCILAQVQGYSPQIAVEFGRKTMPPSLRPSFQEMEEYIKEQR
- the motB gene encoding flagellar motor protein MotB, yielding MDDKKQPIVIKKVVKHQGHHGGAWKVAYADFVTAMMAFFLLMWLLGSTTPQQRAGLSQFFTNPSAIQGPGGASTSMIKLGGTQDMPTGPTQETSLGGSPRPNQSALAREAARRDLQRLQTLEVKLKDAIDKSQALKPFKDQLLINLTPEGLRIQIIDKENRPMFQQGRAVLMPYADIILKRIGTFLETVPNKISITGSTDAVKFRNGTMSNWLLSAERANAAREALIAGGMPKNRVAQLVGLSDTVLFNKKDPYAAVNRRISIIVLNKKAEATVARADQYAIGGKSAKSAPVSLGAKVAGSHSSGVTSPPAGISSAQTAPTTH
- the flgB gene encoding flagellar basal body rod protein FlgB, which produces MPFSINQALGPFPQILQLEAKRAQLLASNIANADTPNYKARDLDFKAAMQAIEGKQSHLPLAPPAAGPTLQPTGSVSQPVTMYQVPLQPSLDGNTVDLQRNEAQFGENALRYQATLTFLGSRISGLRKALTGQ
- the flgC gene encoding flagellar basal body rod protein FlgC; translated protein: MSLYNIFGIAGSGMSAQSVRLNTVASNLANANDVAGSEKDAYRARQPIFKAVLLNAQQGAGNGPSQAAYGVEVTGVQQSAAPIRKEYQPGNPLADKQGYVYTSNVNPVEQLANMISASRSYQSDVNMISTTQKLLLNTLQLANK